In one Melopsittacus undulatus isolate bMelUnd1 chromosome 4, bMelUnd1.mat.Z, whole genome shotgun sequence genomic region, the following are encoded:
- the LOC117436003 gene encoding pepsin A-like, protein MKLLLLFSFVALAQCLGHRIPLRKGKSLRQALQEHGLLERYLKEHPYNPAAKYYESGVSSEPMQNYMDDSYYGTISIGTPPQDFTVIFDTGSSNLWVPSVYCSSQPCSNHNLFNPAESSTFVSTNDSVYIAYGTGSMSGVLGYDTVRVADIDVYHQIFGLSETEPGDFFYYTPFDGILGLAFPSLASSGATPVFDNMMSEGLVAKDLFSVYLSKNEESGSFVLFGGIDPYYVRNGITWIPLSAETYWQITMDSVSINSMAVACSNGCQAIVDTGTSLLAMPSTALAQVYSVLGVSSGGQVRIECSSQGSLPAIVFHINGAEFAVTPEAYVVERDGSCSLGFQSVGVPTESGELWILGDVFIREYYVIFNRATNSVGLSPLA, encoded by the exons atgaagctgctgctgctcttcagcttcGTGGCCCTGGCTCAATGCCTGGGGCACAG GATCCCTCTGCGGAAGGGCAAGAGCCTGCGGCAGGCCCTGCAGGAGCATGGCTTGCTGGAGCGCTACCTCAAGGAGCATCCCTACAACCCGGCTGCCAAGTACTACGAGAGCGGCGTCTCCTCGGAGCCCATGCAGAACTACATGGAT GACTCCTACTATGGCACCATCTCCATCGGGACCCCCCCCCAGGATTTCACCGTCATCTTCGACACCGGCTCCTCCAACCTGTGGGTGCCCTCCGTGTactgcagcagccagccctgca gCAACCACAACCTCTTCAACCCAGCAGAGTCCTCCACCTTCGTCAGCACCAACGACAGCGTCTACATTGCCTATGGCACGGGCAGCATGTCTGGGGTCCTGGGCTATGACACCGTCAGA GTTGCCGACATCGACGTCTACCACCAGATCTTTGGGCTGTCTGAGACCGAGCCCGGGGACTTCTTCTACTACACCCCCTTCGATGGCATCCTGGGCTTGGCTTTCCCCAGCCTGGCCTCCTCCGGAGCCACCCCTGTCTTTGACAACATGATGAGCGAGGGGCTGGTGGCCAAGGACCTCTTCTCTGTCTACCTGAGCAA GAACGAGGAGAGCGGCAGCTTCGTCCTCTTCGGTGGCATCGACCCCTATTATGTCAGGAACGGCATCACCTGGATCCCCCTCTCTGCTGAGACCTATTGGCAGATCACCATGGACAG TGTCTCCATCAACAGCATGGCTGTGGCCTGCTCGAACGGCTGCCAGGCCATTGTGGACACGGGCACCTCTCTGCTGGCCATGCCCAGCACGGCCCTCGCTCAGGTCTACAGTGTCCTTGGGGTCTCCTCCGGGGGTCAGGTGAGA ATTGAGTGCAGCTCTCAGGGCAGCCTCCCTGCCATTGTCTTCCACATCAATGGTGCTGAGTTCGCGGTGACCCCCGAGGCCTACGTGGTGGAG AGGGACGgctcctgcagcctgggctTCCAAAGCGTGGGTGTCCCCACGGAATCTGGGGAGCTGTGGATCCTGGGGGATGTCTTCATCCGGGAATACTATGTCATCTTCAACAGGGCCACCAACTCGGTGGGTCTGTCCCCCCTGGCCTGA